The following proteins come from a genomic window of Ilumatobacter coccineus YM16-304:
- a CDS encoding acyl-CoA carboxylase subunit beta: MNEKIADLAERREQALHAGSQRSVDRQHEKGKMLARERLDYFLDDGSFHELDLLARHRAHAAGLEDRPYTDGVITGWGLVDGRKVFVFSQDFTVFGGALGEVFAEKIHKLMDLAAKVGAPVIGLNDGAGARIQEGVVSLASYGGIFRRNVQASGVVPQISVILGPCAGGAVYSPAMTDFIFMVRETSHMFITGPDVVKTVTGEDVTLEELGGAMSHASKSGVATFVSDDEKACLDDVRFLLGFLPSNNLEEAPLEDLGDDPDRSCPELDTILPDSPNLPYDMVEVISHCVDNGEFFEYFPHWAKSIVCGFARIDGKAVGVVGNQPKVLAGVLDIESAEKAARFVRTCDSFNIPLITFVDVPGFLPGVDQEYGGIIRHGAKLLYAYCEATVPRISVITRKAYGGAYVVMDSKSIGSDLAFAWPSAELAVMGPQGAVEIVYRRELQQAADPAARRAELVEEYTEKYANPYAAAERGYIDDVIDPADTRKKLVAGLRMLSTKREELPRRKHGNVPL; the protein is encoded by the coding sequence ATGAACGAGAAGATCGCCGACCTCGCCGAACGGCGGGAGCAAGCGCTGCACGCAGGCTCGCAGCGCTCGGTCGATCGTCAACACGAGAAGGGCAAGATGCTCGCCCGCGAGCGCCTCGACTACTTCCTCGACGACGGCTCGTTCCACGAACTCGATCTGCTCGCCCGCCACCGTGCGCACGCAGCCGGTCTCGAAGACCGTCCGTACACCGACGGCGTCATCACCGGGTGGGGTCTCGTCGACGGCCGCAAGGTCTTCGTGTTCTCCCAGGACTTCACCGTGTTCGGCGGCGCGCTCGGCGAGGTCTTCGCCGAGAAGATCCACAAGCTGATGGACCTCGCCGCCAAGGTCGGTGCCCCGGTCATCGGACTCAACGACGGTGCCGGCGCTCGCATCCAGGAAGGCGTCGTGAGCCTCGCCTCGTACGGCGGCATCTTCCGCCGCAACGTGCAGGCCTCCGGCGTCGTCCCACAGATCTCGGTCATCCTCGGCCCCTGCGCCGGTGGTGCCGTGTACTCCCCCGCCATGACCGACTTCATCTTCATGGTGCGCGAAACCAGCCACATGTTCATCACCGGCCCCGACGTCGTGAAGACCGTGACCGGTGAAGACGTCACGCTCGAAGAACTCGGCGGCGCCATGAGCCACGCCTCGAAGTCGGGTGTGGCCACCTTCGTGTCCGACGACGAGAAGGCGTGCCTCGACGACGTGCGTTTCCTGCTCGGGTTCCTCCCGTCGAACAACCTGGAGGAAGCGCCGCTCGAAGACCTCGGCGACGACCCCGACCGCTCGTGCCCCGAGCTCGACACCATCCTCCCCGATTCGCCGAACCTGCCGTACGACATGGTCGAGGTCATCTCGCACTGCGTCGACAACGGCGAGTTCTTCGAGTACTTCCCGCACTGGGCCAAGTCGATCGTGTGTGGCTTCGCCCGCATCGACGGCAAGGCCGTCGGCGTCGTCGGCAACCAGCCGAAGGTCCTCGCCGGCGTGCTCGACATCGAGTCGGCCGAGAAGGCCGCCCGCTTCGTGCGCACGTGCGACTCGTTCAACATTCCGCTGATCACGTTCGTCGACGTGCCGGGCTTCCTGCCGGGCGTCGACCAGGAGTACGGCGGCATCATCCGCCACGGCGCCAAGCTGCTCTACGCCTACTGCGAGGCCACGGTGCCGCGCATCTCGGTCATCACCCGCAAGGCGTACGGCGGGGCGTACGTCGTCATGGACTCCAAGTCGATCGGTTCCGACCTCGCGTTCGCCTGGCCCTCGGCCGAACTCGCCGTGATGGGCCCCCAGGGCGCCGTCGAGATCGTCTACCGCCGCGAACTGCAGCAGGCCGCCGACCCGGCCGCACGCCGCGCCGAACTCGTCGAGGAGTACACCGAGAAGTACGCCAACCCGTACGCCGCTGCCGAACGCGGCTACATCGACGACGTGATCGATCCGGCCGACACCCGCAAGAAGCTCGTCGCCGGGTTGCGGATGCTCAGCACCAAGCGTGAAGAACTGCCGCGGCGCAAGCACGGCAACGTTCCGCTCTGA